One genomic segment of Papaver somniferum cultivar HN1 unplaced genomic scaffold, ASM357369v1 unplaced-scaffold_6, whole genome shotgun sequence includes these proteins:
- the LOC113343454 gene encoding uncharacterized protein LOC113343454 yields MKMAILKVHCFLIVLIVMVGFVTSRNLDDHNKKCRCQGLVDMLRKCEKYLSTEFGKALVQPDGDCCAAVRFADVKCLLKYVGYMEEIVSREKVVYVNEYCNAINAGHRKVHV; encoded by the exons ATGAAAATGGCAATTCTCAAGGTTCATTGTTTCTTGATCGTATTGATTGTGATGGTCGGATTTGTTACGTCGAGAAATCTTGATGACCATAATAAGAAGTGTCGATGTCAGGGTCTTGTAGATATGTTACGGAAATGTGAGAAATATCTGTCAACCGAATTTGGGAAAGCATTAGTGCAACCAGACGGAGACTGTTGCGCGGCTGTAAGATTTGCGGATGTGAAATGTTTATTGAAGTATGTAGGTTATATGGAAGAAATTGTTAGCCGTGAAAAGGTTGTCTATGTTAATGAGTATTGTAACGCCATCAATGCTGGAC ATCGTAAAGTTCATGTTTGA